One segment of Sander vitreus isolate 19-12246 chromosome 20, sanVit1, whole genome shotgun sequence DNA contains the following:
- the slc2a2 gene encoding solute carrier family 2, facilitated glucose transporter member 2 isoform X1, with protein MESGKQLTGTLALAVFAAALGSLQYGYSLGVINAPQKVIEKHYGRSLGVWSERVTALSENSTDKVKFSEAGQHPDVIKYWSLSVAIFSIGGMLSSFLVGFVGDLRGRVKGMLMVNVLAVAAGLLMGLCKMWKPHIMVISGRAVMGFYCGLTSGLVPMYIGEIAPKAYRGALGTLHQLAIVMGILISQVIGLDFVFGNDDMWPLLLGLSGAPAVLQSLLLPLCPESPRYLYIILGKDQEARKSLYRLKGAYDATFDLEEMRKEKEEADREPRVSILSLIRSSVYRQQLVVALMMHLSQQFSGINAIFYYSTAIFTRAGVGQPVYATIGVGVINTIFTLVSVALVDKAGRRTLTLVGVGGMCCCAVAMTVGLTLQDKYSWMSYVSMSAIFLFVSFFEIGPGPIPWFIVAELFSQGPRPAAIALAGCCNWTSNFIIGMTFPYIQTWLDSYVFILFAVLLLGFTVFIYLRVPETKGKSFEEIAAVFQKGRKKSTQSPKDATELQQLKTATDA; from the exons ATGGAGTCGGGAAAG CAGCTAACGGGTACATTGGCCCTGGCTGTGTTCGCAGCAGCTCTGGGGTCCCTGCAGTATGGCTACAGTCTGGGAGTCATCAATGCACCCCAGAAG GTTATTGAAAAGCATTACGGCCGGTCCCTGGGGGTGTGGTCAGAAAGGGTGACTGCCCTGTCAGAAAACAGCACAGACAAAGTAAAGTTCTCAGAGGCTGGACAACACCCTGACGTGATCAAGTATTGGTCATTGTCTGTGGCCATCTTCTCCATTGGTGGCATGTTATCCTCCTTCCTGGTGGGATTTGTGGGAGACCTGAGAGGGAG GGTAAAGGGCATGTTAATGGTCAATGTTCTGGCTGTAGCTGCCGGACTGCTGATGGGTCTTTGCAAGATGTGGAAACCTCACATCATGGTCATCTCCGGCCGCGCTGTTATGGGCTTTTACTGTG ggttGACATCTGGGCTAGTGCCTATGTACATTGGAGAGATTGCACCCAAAGCTTACAGAGGGGCTCTGGGAACATTACACCAGCTGGCTATTGTTATGGGCATCCTAATCAGCCAA gTAATAGGCTTGGACTTTGTGTTTGGTAATGATGATATGTGGCCCCTATTGCTTGGTCTGTCTGGAGCTCCGGCAGTTTTGCAATCGCTATTGCTGCCTCTATGCCCTGAGAGCCCCCGCTACCTTTACATTATACTGGGCAAGGACCAAGAGGCTAGAAAAA gTCTCTATCGTCTAAAGGGGGCGTATGATGCTACTTTTGATCTGGAAGAGATGaggaaggagaaagaggaggcagACAGGGAGCCCAGAGTGTCAATCCTTTCTTTG ATCCGCTCCTCCGTGTACAGACAGCAGCTGGTTGTTGCCCTCATGATGCACCTCTCCCAACAGTTTTCTGGCATCAATGCG ATCTTTTATTACTCTACGGCTATCTTCACTCGGGCTGGTGTCGGTCAGCCAGTCTACGCCACTATAGGAGTCGGGGTCATTAACACTATCTTCACTCTGGTGTCT GTTGCACTGGTGGACAAGGCTGGCAGACGCACTCTGACTCTGGTTGGTGTGGGAGGGATGTGCTGCTGTGCAGTTGCCATGACAGTGGGCCTCACATTGCAG GATAAATACTCATGGATGAGCTACGTCAGCATGTCAGCCATATTCCTCTTTGTGAgtttctttgaaattggtcctgGTCCCATTCCATGGTTCATAGTTGCCGAACTGTTCAGTCAGGGACCTCGACCAGCGGCCATCGCTCTGGCTGGCTGCTGCAACTGGACCAGCAACTTCATCATAGGCATGACTTTTCCATATATACAG ACTTGGTTGGATTCTTATGTTTTCATCCTGTTTGCCGTGCTGCTTCTCGGTTTCACTGTGTTTATTTATCTTCGGGTCCCTGAGACCAAGGGCAAAAGCTTTGAGGAGATTGCTGCTGTCTTCCAAAAGGGCCGCAAAAAGTCGACACAAAGTCCCAAAGACGCTACTGAACTGCA
- the slc2a2 gene encoding solute carrier family 2, facilitated glucose transporter member 2 isoform X2, with product MESGKLTGTLALAVFAAALGSLQYGYSLGVINAPQKVIEKHYGRSLGVWSERVTALSENSTDKVKFSEAGQHPDVIKYWSLSVAIFSIGGMLSSFLVGFVGDLRGRVKGMLMVNVLAVAAGLLMGLCKMWKPHIMVISGRAVMGFYCGLTSGLVPMYIGEIAPKAYRGALGTLHQLAIVMGILISQVIGLDFVFGNDDMWPLLLGLSGAPAVLQSLLLPLCPESPRYLYIILGKDQEARKSLYRLKGAYDATFDLEEMRKEKEEADREPRVSILSLIRSSVYRQQLVVALMMHLSQQFSGINAIFYYSTAIFTRAGVGQPVYATIGVGVINTIFTLVSVALVDKAGRRTLTLVGVGGMCCCAVAMTVGLTLQDKYSWMSYVSMSAIFLFVSFFEIGPGPIPWFIVAELFSQGPRPAAIALAGCCNWTSNFIIGMTFPYIQTWLDSYVFILFAVLLLGFTVFIYLRVPETKGKSFEEIAAVFQKGRKKSTQSPKDATELQQLKTATDA from the exons ATGGAGTCGGGAAAG CTAACGGGTACATTGGCCCTGGCTGTGTTCGCAGCAGCTCTGGGGTCCCTGCAGTATGGCTACAGTCTGGGAGTCATCAATGCACCCCAGAAG GTTATTGAAAAGCATTACGGCCGGTCCCTGGGGGTGTGGTCAGAAAGGGTGACTGCCCTGTCAGAAAACAGCACAGACAAAGTAAAGTTCTCAGAGGCTGGACAACACCCTGACGTGATCAAGTATTGGTCATTGTCTGTGGCCATCTTCTCCATTGGTGGCATGTTATCCTCCTTCCTGGTGGGATTTGTGGGAGACCTGAGAGGGAG GGTAAAGGGCATGTTAATGGTCAATGTTCTGGCTGTAGCTGCCGGACTGCTGATGGGTCTTTGCAAGATGTGGAAACCTCACATCATGGTCATCTCCGGCCGCGCTGTTATGGGCTTTTACTGTG ggttGACATCTGGGCTAGTGCCTATGTACATTGGAGAGATTGCACCCAAAGCTTACAGAGGGGCTCTGGGAACATTACACCAGCTGGCTATTGTTATGGGCATCCTAATCAGCCAA gTAATAGGCTTGGACTTTGTGTTTGGTAATGATGATATGTGGCCCCTATTGCTTGGTCTGTCTGGAGCTCCGGCAGTTTTGCAATCGCTATTGCTGCCTCTATGCCCTGAGAGCCCCCGCTACCTTTACATTATACTGGGCAAGGACCAAGAGGCTAGAAAAA gTCTCTATCGTCTAAAGGGGGCGTATGATGCTACTTTTGATCTGGAAGAGATGaggaaggagaaagaggaggcagACAGGGAGCCCAGAGTGTCAATCCTTTCTTTG ATCCGCTCCTCCGTGTACAGACAGCAGCTGGTTGTTGCCCTCATGATGCACCTCTCCCAACAGTTTTCTGGCATCAATGCG ATCTTTTATTACTCTACGGCTATCTTCACTCGGGCTGGTGTCGGTCAGCCAGTCTACGCCACTATAGGAGTCGGGGTCATTAACACTATCTTCACTCTGGTGTCT GTTGCACTGGTGGACAAGGCTGGCAGACGCACTCTGACTCTGGTTGGTGTGGGAGGGATGTGCTGCTGTGCAGTTGCCATGACAGTGGGCCTCACATTGCAG GATAAATACTCATGGATGAGCTACGTCAGCATGTCAGCCATATTCCTCTTTGTGAgtttctttgaaattggtcctgGTCCCATTCCATGGTTCATAGTTGCCGAACTGTTCAGTCAGGGACCTCGACCAGCGGCCATCGCTCTGGCTGGCTGCTGCAACTGGACCAGCAACTTCATCATAGGCATGACTTTTCCATATATACAG ACTTGGTTGGATTCTTATGTTTTCATCCTGTTTGCCGTGCTGCTTCTCGGTTTCACTGTGTTTATTTATCTTCGGGTCCCTGAGACCAAGGGCAAAAGCTTTGAGGAGATTGCTGCTGTCTTCCAAAAGGGCCGCAAAAAGTCGACACAAAGTCCCAAAGACGCTACTGAACTGCA